In the Sinomonas cyclohexanicum genome, TCGCCGTGGGCGAAGACGCTCGGCATGCCCGGGAGCCATTCGGCCCCGTTGACGGCCTCGGCCAGGATCACCGTCTCCCCCGCGGGGAGCCCGTCCCGGGAGAGCCAGCGCAGCTCGACCCTGTCCGGCGCGGCGATCTCGAGCACCTCGTCGGCGGAGCCCACCTCGAGGAGAGCGAGCCCCCGCGCGTCCCGAGGCAGGGCCTCGATGGCGGCGGCGATCGCGGGGAGCGCGGACTCGTCGCCCGCGAACAGGTGCCACTCGGCCTCCGGATCGGGGGCGTAGGCCCCGCCCGGACCGGCGCACACGAGCCGGTCGCCGGGCTGCGCCGCTGCGGCCCACGGCCCGGCCAGGCCCTCGTCGCCGTGCACCACGAAGTCGATCGCGAGCTCGCGCGCGGCCACGTCGAACGACCGCACCGTGTACGTCCGGGTCACCGGCCACTGCTCGCGCGGCAGCGACTCCTTGAGCGCGGGGATGTCCACAGGCCCGTCCGGCCACGCCGCGCCCGGCAGCTGGGTGGGGAACGAGATCTTGACGTACTTGTCGGTGAAGCCGTTGTCCGCGAACGCCTCGAACCCCGGACCGCCTGCCACCACCCGCACCATGTGCGGAGCGAGCTGCTCGGTGCGCACCACCAGGAGGTCGAGGGTGGGGCGGGGCTTCTTGGCCGGGCGCGGGGCCGGCTCGGCAGACTGGGCGCGCGCCGCGGGGGCGCTCTCAGCGGGCGACGTCATGCGGTCCAGCGTAGCGGGTCACACCCAGCGCACCGGCTCGGCGCCCTGTGCGACGAGCAGCGCGTTGGCCCGGCTGAACGGGCGCGAACCGAAGAAGCCGCGGAAGGCGGACAGCGGCGAGGGGTGCGCGGAGGCGATCACCGGCGTCGTGCCCAACAGCGGCGCGACGGACTGCGCGTCCCTGCCCCACAGGATCGCCACGAGCGGCCCGCCGCGCGCGGCGAGCGCCCGCACCGCCGCGTCGGTGACCTCCTCCCAGCCGAGCCTCCGGTGGGAGCCCGCGGCGCCGGCCTCGACGGAGAGCACACGGTTGAGCAGGAGGATGCCCTCGTCGGCCCACGGCGAGAGGTCGCCGGTGGCGGGGGCGGGGACGCCGAGGTCGTCGGCGAGCTCGCGGTAGACGTTCGCGAGGCTGCGGGGGAGGGGCCGCACGTGAGGATCGCAGGCGAACGAGAGCCCGATCGCGTGCCCGGGCGTCGGGTAGGGGTCCTGGCCGATCACGAGCACCTTCACCGCCGAGAGCGGCCGGCTGAACGCGCGCAGGAGGCGGGATGGGGCAGGGAGGATCAGCGCGCCGTCGTCGGCACGCTCCGCGAGGGCCTGCAGGGCCGCGCGCAGCGTCGGCTCGCTTGGCGCGAGGGCCGGCACCCACTCCGGGTGGACGAGCTTGTGCAGGGGCGCCGCGGCCATCGCCGCCAGTTCCCGCGCGGACTCGGCGGGGGACTCGGCGGGGACTGCGGCGAACGACGCCGCGTGGTCGCCCCCCGCGCCCGGCCCGCCAGTGGCGGTGCGCGCTCCGGTCGCGCTGGGCAGCTCGAAGAGGGGCTCGGCATCCATCCCGCCAGTGTGCCAGACGCGCCCGTGCGGAATCGGGCGAGCCGGAATGACATCCCTGTAGTTCCCTCTTAAACTGGAACCCATGTCGGCACCAGCACACCAGGCACACACGTCCGAGGGCGCCGAGCGGCTCACAGAGCGCGAGGAGCAGATGCTGGCGCTCGAGCGGGGATGGTGGAAGTACGCCGGGGCCAAGGAACAGGCCATCCGCGAGCTGTTCGACCTCTCCGCGACGCACTACTACCAGCAGCTCAACGCGCTCATCGATACCGAGGCCGCGCTCGCGCACGATCCGATGCTCGTGAAGCGGTTGCGTAGACTGAGGACGTCGCGGCAGCGTGCGCGCACTGCCCGCCGGCTCGGCGGAGGCGCCTGACGCCGCGCGCCGAACCCCAGCCCGGCCACCGACAAGGACCTGACCCCGGCATGAACATGCATCCCCGCGACGAATTCGATGATGTCCCCGAGTCTCCCCGCAGGCAGGGCATCCACCGGACCCGCGGGGAGACGGGCGCCGAGGGCGGCGGGCAGGCCGGGCGGGGCCTCCGCTGGATCCTGGCCACAGGGCTCATCGCGCTCGTGATCGGTGCGATCGCGTTCTTCGTCCTCCCGCGCCTCGGGCTGAGCGGATCGACGGTCGCGGCCACGAGTTCCTCAGCGCCGTCCACGACGGCCCCCTCGGGTGCGCCGAGCACCGGCGCGCCATCGGCGGCGCCCAGCCAGCCGGCGTCGTCCGCGGCCCCGTCCGCGACGCCGTCGCCCTCGAGTGCCGCCGGGCAGGCGGACAAGACGCTCGAGGTCGGCGTGTACAACGCGACCACCACGGCCGGGATCGGCACCCGCGTGGCCGGCACGGCCCGCGCGGCGGGGTGGACCGTGACGGCCGTGGCCAACTGGGGCGGCGTGCCCGTGAACACCTCGGTCGTCTACTACAAGACCGCCAGCCAAGAGGCCTCGGCCCGGGCCCTGGCTGCGGACGTCGGCATCACCACGGTCCAGCAGGCGCCCGCGCTCGGGCTCCCGCTCGCCGTCGTCGTCGGCCCCGGATTCGCCGGGTGACCGTGGCCTCTCGGGGGATGCGCCTGGGACTCGCGGGCGCGGCGCTCGCCTCGGCGCTCGCCATCGCATCCTGCGGGGTCACCGCGGACGCCCGGACGGGCTCGCCCGCGGCCTCGGGCGACGGCGTGCTCCGCCTCGGCCTCATCCTCGATTCGACCGGGGATTCCCAGTACCTCAGCGACGCGCAGCGCGCCGCGGTGGTGCTCGCCGTCCAGCAGGCCAACGCTGCTGGCGGGTTCGGCGGCAAGCCCGTCGAACTGCTGCCGCCCGAGTCCGGGACGGACACCGGGGCCGCCGCCCAGCGCCTCGCCAAGGCCGGTGCCGACGCGGTGATCGGCCCCACGGACTCGAGCCGCGCCCCTGCCGCCATCGATGCGCTGCGCGCCGCGAAGATCCCCCTGATCTCACCCGCTAACACGGCCGCGGGGCTGAGCACCTACCGCAGCGACGGGTACTACTTCCGCACGGCCGCGCCCGAGGGCGCCGAGGGGGCGGCGCTCGTCGAGCTCGCCCGGCGAGGGGGCGCCAAGACCGTCGCGATCCTGCACCAGGCGGGGGACCACGGCAAGGCCGAGGCGGATGGCGCCTCCGCCGCCGCGAAGGCGGACGGCCTCACGGAGAAGGGCAGCGCCGAGTTCTCCGGGCACGACGCCGGCCGCGCGGCCGCAGCGGCCAAGGACGCCGACACCGTCATCGTCGTCGCGCAGACGGAAGGCCAGGCCATCCTCGCGGGCGTCGCCGACGCCGGGGTGCCCGGCTCCAAGCTCCTGGTCTCGGGCGACCTCCTGGGGCACTATGGCTCCGCGCTGGCCAACCACGCACTCGAGGGCGCGCGCGCCACCGTCCCGGGCGTCTTCCCGACCCCCGAGTTCCAGGCCGCCCTGATCGAGCACGCGCCCGGGCTGACGGACCTCACGTTCGCCTCGGAGGCCTACGACGCCGCCTCGCTCGCGATCCTCGCCGCGGGAGCCGCGAAGGACGACGGCGGTCCCTCCATCGCCTCCAAGCTCACCGCCGTCTCGGGAGGGGCGGTGCAGGGCGGCGCTGCGGGCGAGAAGTGCACGGGGCTCCCGGCGTGCCTGGCCGCCCAGGCGAAGGGCGCCGTGGACTACGAGGGGATGTCGGGTCCCATCGCGTTCGACTCGCACGGCGACGTCACGACGGCGCGCTACATGGTCTTCGCGTTCGGCGCCGACAACCAGCCCAAGCGCGACGGCGAGGTGACGGTCGCGCGGTAGGTCCGCCTGACGCGTCACCTGAGGAATCTGCGCGCTTGCACTCGGAGGGGTCGAGTGCTAACAATTGACCTAGCACTCTTGTGGTCCGACTGCTAAACCAGTGTGGCCGCAGGGGACAGGAACACCTTGCTGGGGTGAGGCTCCTTGGCCCGCACACGCGGGAGGGGCGCCGGCCGTCGCGGGCGCTGCAGCAGGTGGCCTACCGACAGAAACGTCCCGAAAGGACTGAAGCCGTCATGGCCAAGATCATTGCATTCGACGAGGAGGCCCGTCGCGGTCTCGAGCGCGGCCTGAACCAGCTGGCCGACGCCGTCAAGGTCACCCTCGGCCCGCGTGGCCGCAACGTCGTCCTCGAGAAGAAGTGGGGCGCCCCCACGATCACGAACGACGGTGTCTCCATCGCCAAGGAGATCGAGCTCGACGACCCGTACGAGAAGATCGGCGCGGAGCTCGTCAAGGAGGTCGCCAAGAAGACCGACGACGTCGCCGGCGACGGTACCACCACCGCCACCGTGCTCGCCCAGGCGCTCGTCCGCGAGGGCCTCCGCAACGTCGCCGCCGGCGCCGACCCGCTCTCCCTCAAGCGCGGCATCGAGAAGGCCGTCGAGGCCGTCACCGCCGAGCTGCTCGAGTCCGCCAAGGAGATCGAGACCAAGGAGGAGATCGCCGCTACCGCGTCCATCTCCGCCGGCGACACCCAGATCGGCGAGCTCATCTCCGAGGCCCTCGACAAGGTGGGCAAGGAGGGCGTCATCACGGTCGAGGAGTCGAACACGTTCGGCCTCGAGCTCGAGCTCACCGAGGGCATGCGCTTCGACAAGGGCTACCTCTCCGCGTACTTCGTCACCGACGCCGAGCGCCAGGAGACGGTCCTCGAGGATCCGTACATCCTCATCGTCAACTCCAAGATCTCCTCGGTGAAGGACCTCGTCGCGGTCCTCGAGCGCGTCATGCAGGCCAACCGCCCGCTGCTCATCATCGCGGAGGACGTCGAGGGCGAGGCCCTGGCCACGCTCATCGTGAACAAGCTCAAGGGCACGTTCAAGTCCGTCGCCGTCAAGGCCCCGGGCTTCGGCGACCGCCGCAAGGCCATGCTCACCGACATCGCGATCCTCACCGGCGGCCAGGTCATCGCCGAGGAGGTCGGCCTCAAGCTCGAGAACGCCACGCTCGACCTCCTGGGCAAGGCCCGCAAGGTCGTCGTGACCAAGGACGAGACCACGATCGTCGAGGGTGCCGGCGACGCCGACCAGATCGCCGGCCGCGTGTCCCAGATCCGCGCCGAGATCGAGAACTCCGACTCGGACTACGACCGCGAGAAGCTCCAGGAGCGCCTCGCCAAGCTCGCCGGCGGCGTGGCCGTCATCAAGGCGGGCGCGGCCACCGAGGTCGAGCTCAAGGAGCGCAAGCACCGCATCGAGGACGCCGTCCGCAACGCGAAGGCAGCCGTCGAGGAGGGCATCGTCGCCGGTGGTGGCGTGGCCCTCATCCAGGCCGGCGCCAAGGCGTTCGCCAACCTCACCCTCGAGGGCGACGAGGCCACCGGCGCCAACATCGTCAAGGTCGCCATCGAGGCCCCCCTGAAGCAGATCGCCTTCAACGCCGGCCTCGAGCCGGGCGTCGTGGCCGAGAAGGTCCGCGGCCTGCCCGCCGGCCACGGCCTCAACGCTGCCACGGGCGTCTACGAGGACCTCCTCGCCGCCGGCGTCAACGATCCGGTCAAGGTCACCCGCTCGGCGCTGCAGAACGCCGCGTCGATCGCCGGCCTGTTCCTCACCACCGAGGCGGTCGTCGCCGACAAGCCGGAGAAGGCCGCCCCGGCCATGCCCGGTGGCGACGACATGGGCGGCATGGGCGGCTTCTGATCCGCTAGCTCCCAGCTCGTCTCGGGTACACATCTCGACGCGTTTTCGGCCTTTCGGGTACGCCTCGAGTGTGAAGCACGACGGCGGGGTCCCCACTTCGGTGGGGACCCCGCCGTCGGCGTCTGGAAGCACCGGTTGAGGGGTCATGTCCCTGCGCCGGCCACAGTCAGCAATATGCCCTCGCCGGTCAGTCGTGCAGGATCCGCTGGTACAGGCGGTGGTCCTGCCACTGCCCCGCGATCCGGAGGTACTCCGGCGCGATCCCGTAGGGCACGAACCCGTTGCGCAGCAGGACGTGCTGGGACGAGGCGTTGTGCACGAGGGTGGCCGCCTCGATCCGGTGCAGGCCGAGCTCGTCTCTGGCGATCTCGACAGCGGCCGCGACGGCGCGGGACATGATCCCGGCGCCGGTGTGGCTGAGCGCGAGCCAGTAACCGAGGTGTGCATTCTGGAACGGGCCCCGGACGATCGACGAAAGGGTGACCCGGCCGACGACGCGCTGGCCCTCGACGAGCACGAGCGGCATCGCTGCTCCTCGCTCCAGGTCCTCGAGAGAGTGTGTGACGGCCTCACGCTGGCCGTCCTCGGTGAAGAAGGAATCGGGACGCGTGGGCTCCCATGGAGCCAGATGCTCCCGGTTCTCCCTGTAGGCCAACGCGAGCCCTGCTGCGTCGGCAGCCTCGAGGGTCCGCAGCCGAACGGACGGGGTCAGCTCGCGTTCGGGGACCATGGCCCTCCCTAGGCCTCGGGGGTGCCCTGGTGGAAGCGCAGGCGCCATCGGCCCTCGTCACGCTGCCACAGGGACGAGCGCAAGGCCGAGCCGTCGGGCCCAGCGGTCCGGTAGACGATCTGCATGAGATCACCCTGCAGCGGCGTGGCGTCGACCAGTTCGAAGCGGGCCCGCGTCCCGGGCTCCTGCACGAGCTCCTCGATGAGCTCCTCACGGTCCCACAGGCGCCCGGAGGAGCCGATCTCGCGGTAGTCAGGATGCAGGAGGTACGCCAGCTGGCCGTAGTCGCCGCGGACTGCCGGGCTGAGTAGTTCCCGTTCGAGGTCCACCACAGCCTCGACGTCCCGTGCGAGCGCGGACTGCGCTGCGTCCGGCACAATCTCGTCGAACAGCCCGGCCTGCTCGACCTCGGGCTCCGCTGCGTTCGCTGCTCCCTGCGCTACTGCTCCCCGCGCATCTGCTCCCCGCGCCGCGGATCGCTCGGTTCCGGGTGCGGGGACGCCGTAGCCGGGGCCCTCGACCGGTGCCCTGCCCGACTGGTAGGCGAGGGCCACCGCGCGTGCCCTGGTGTCGGCGGCTTCGTTGAGGGGGTGGCCGGCGTGGCCCTTGACCCATTCGAACGAGTACTCGCGGCCCGAGAGCTCGGCGTCGATCTGCTTGAGGAGGTCGACGTTCAGCACGGGCTTGCCGTCCGCCTTCTTCCACCCCTTCCGCTTCCATCCCGGCATCCACTTGGTGATGCAGTTGATCACGTATTGGCTGTCACACAGGATGCGCAGCGGCTCGTCCGCCATGTGCACGGTCGAGCGGAACAGGTCAAGAACCGCCATCAGCTCGCCCTGGTTGTTGGTGCCGTGCGGCCAACCGCCGGCGTGCCAGTGATCCTCGTCGACGTACCAGGCCCAGCCCGCTGGACCGGGGTTGCCGAGGGCAGAGCCGTCTGCGGCTGCGGTGATGGTCATGGGTCCATCCTGCCAGAGCGCACCGACACCCCTCGGAGCAGGGAGCGGCCCCGTCCTGCCCCAGCTGCGGACAGCACGGCGCCACCAGCCCTGGGGCGCACGGGGCGGCTCAGCCCCGGAAGAGGCTCGAGTTGCTCGTCTCGATGTCGCCGTAGGCGTTGCCCGCATTGCGCAGGGCGGTCCCGATCGAGCCCAACGAGGCCTCGACCTGCGCCTGTGTCCTCGACCAGTCGGCCACGAGGGTCTGGAAGCGTTGGATGCCTGCCCCTCCCAGCTCCCTCGGAGGTTCTCGAGGTTGTTGCGCATGGCCTGCACCTCGGTCCGCACGCGTTCCGAGGTTGCCAGCACAGCCTGCGAGCTCGAGCCGATCGCCTCGGTGTCCACCTTCATGATCGCCATGGTCGTTCCTTCCCCTGATGCGCCGCGGCCGGTCCGCGCCGTCTCCTCGACCCTAGGGATGGACACCGTCACGGGGCAGCCCCGGGAGCGGCTATGTGAACAACGCAGCACCGGGGCGGCTATGTGGACAACGCAACCGCGGGGCCCACGGCGACAACGCGGCCGAAGCCCGACCGCTCAGGGGCGCCAGCCGCCGAGGCCGCCGCGCGCCGTCGTGCTCTCGGGGTCGCCAGACGTGGCGGGCGGCTCCGTGGGCTGATCCGGCACCACGATGTACGGCATCTCGATGACGAAGGTCGAGCCGCCGCCGGGGGTGCCCTGATACCTGACGGTCCCGTTGTGGGAGCCGATGATCGCAGCCACAATGGCGAGCCCGAGCCCGGTCCCGCCCGTGTCACGCGTGCGCGAGGTATCGGCGCGGTAGAAGCGTTCGAAGATCTTCGCGGCATCCTTCTCGTCGATGCCCGGACCATGGTCCCGGAGTTCCAGGACGGCGACGGCGTGCGGTCCGGTGTTCCGCGTTCCGACGGCCACCTCCAGCGGGGACCCAGCAGGCGTGTAGGCGAGGGCGTTGCCGACAAGGTTGCCGACCACCTGCCGGACGCGCGCCTCGTCGCCGAGCGTCGGGGCCGCCGCAGGGGCTGGGCCATCGAGGCCCACGAGGCGGACCTCGCGGTCCGGGGCGGCGGCGCGAACATCGACGACGGCATCGTGGCCCACGGGGAGCAGGTCCAGCGGCTTGAGCACGAGTGGGCGCTGCTCGTCGAGCCGCGCGAGGGTGAGGAGGTCCTCCACCATCGTGCCCATGCGCTTGGCCTCGCTCTCGATCCGCCCCATCGCGGTGGAGACGTCCTGGTCCGTGGCGAGGGCCCCGTGCCGGTACAGCTCCGAGAAGCCGCGGATCGTCACCAGCGGAGTGCGGAGCTCGTGCGAGGCGTCCGAGATGAACCGGCGCATGCGTGCCTCCGAGGCCATACGGGCCTGGAACGCCACCTCGATGTGGGAGAGCATCGCGTTCAGCGAGGACGAGAGACGGCCGAGCTCCGTGCCCGGGGTCTCCACGTCGACGCGCTGGGAGAGGTCCCCGGCGGCGATCGCTGCGGCGGTCTTCTCGACCCGCCGCAGCGGCCGGAACGCGCGGGTGACCGTCCACATGGCGATGGCGAACACGGACGCCAGTGTCACGACCCCCACGCCCGCGGTGAGCGTGAGCGTGTGCTGGATGGCGTCCTCGACGTCGGTCAGCGGCAGCGCGATGACGATCGCCGCGGGCGTGTTGCTCGCCACCACACGCACGGGGATTGCAGTGTAGCGCCAGTCGGTCGAGTTGACGGTCCCGCGGACCTGCCGGACCTCGTCCCGCTGCTGCATCGTGCGCGCCTCGTCCGCACTGACGGACGGGATGTCAGGGCGCCCGATCGCGGCGTCAGGAGTGTAGTAGACGCTGGGCTGCCCGCCCTGGGGGTAGATCACGAGCACGTAGTCCTGGGGGACGAGCGGGTTCGCCGTGGTCAGGAGGTCGATGTCCTGGTTGTTCTTCGCGTAGTCGGACGCGTTGGTGAGCCGCAGGTCGAGCTGGCCCACGAGGTACGTCTTGAGCTGGGTGACCGTGGCCGCCGCCATCAGGAAGATGGCCCCCGTGAGCAGGACCATCATGATCGCGACGAGCTGCGATCGCAGCGACGCCCTCTTCCACAGCGCCAGCACGGATCAGCGCTTCTCCGCCGTCCGCAGCACGTAGCCGACGCCGCGCTTGGTCTGGATGAGCCCGGGACCGTTCGCGTCCACCTTGCGGCGGAGGTAGGAGATGTAGGACTCGACGATCGAGGCGTCTCCGTTGAAGTCGTACTCCCACACGTGGTCGAGGATCTGCGACTTGGACAGGACCCGGTTGGGGTTGAGCATGAGGTAGCGCAGGAGCTTGAACTCGGTCGGGGAGAGGTCGATGCTCACGCCGCCGCGGCGCACCTCGTGCGCGTCGTCGTCGAGCTCCAGATCGTCTACGCGGATCACAGCGTCGTCGTCCAGGACCGGCTGGGTGCGGCGCAGCACGGCGCGGATGCGCGCCACGACCTCGTCGAGGCTGAACGGCTTGGTGACGTAGTCGTCGCCGCCCACCGTGAGGCCCTGGACCTTGTCCTCGGTCTCGTCCTTGGCGGTGAGGAAGAGGACGGGGACGTGGCGTCCGGCGGCGCGGAGCTTGCGGGTCACCGTGAAGCCGTCCATGTCCGGGAGCATAACGTCGAGGACTACGAGGTCCGGCGACTGCGCCTCGGCGGCCGCGAGTGCCTCGCGCCCGTTCCCCGCCGCGACGACCTCGAAGCCCGCGAACCGCAGGGACGTCGAGAGGAGTTCCCGGATGTTCGGCTCGTCGTCGACGACGAGGAGCTTCGCTTCATGCTCAGTCTTCTTCACGCTTCCCATCGTGCGCCCAGTTTCTGAGAATCTTCTGGACGTTGGCTGTGCGATGTGGCGAGGCTGGCTCGATGCAACCGGGGCAGCGGGTGGGCGCCCCGGTCACTCTGGCCGATTGGCCGACTCGCCGTCGTGGCTGAACGGGGTCGAGATCCCCTCGTAGGCGAGGTGGAACACCATGCCGTCCCGCGCATGCGCGAGGTTGTGGCAGTGGTCCATCCAGATTCCCGAGTTGTCCGCGGTGAGCAGCACGGTCCACACTTGGCCGGGCCGGACCTCCATGCTGTCCATGCGCAGGTCCGCCGTGACCGGGCGCCCATCGATGGCCACCACGCGCACGTGGTGGCCGTGAGGGTGCATGGGGTGGATGTCGTCGCTGCGGTTCACGATCGTCACGAGCACCTTCTCGCCCTCGTGCACCACGAGCGGCGGGATGTTCGGGTACACCGCCCCGTTCACCGTGAACGCGAACTTCGGCACGCCGTCCACGAAGCGCACCAGGTGGTCGGCGATGTAGGTCGCCGAGCCGTCGGCCTGCGGCACTGGCGCGGAGGCGGGAGCGCCGTAGGTGGCGAGGTCGATCTCAGGGCCGGGTGTAAAGCGGGCGGCGGACGACGGCGCGTGCTCGCCCGGCGGGGTGAGGGCGAGGCTTCCGCCGCGGGAGCCTTCGAGGGCGATCTGCACCGGATGGTCCGGCATGGTGAGTACTACGTCGTAGCGCCCGCCCGCCGCGAGGGGCAGTACGGCGCCGGTGAGGTTCGCGGCGGTGCGGTCAGCGCCTGTGGCGAGGTCGCCGCCGTCGACCGCCGCGAGCCGGTACGGCGCCCCGGCGACGCTGAAGCGCTGGGTGAGCTGGTCGGTGTTGATGAGCCGGACCCGCACGGCCGTTCCCGGAGCCACTTCCTCGGACCACACGCCGGCGTGGGAGCCGAACAGGGTGGAACCGCCAATCGAGTGGACGGGGACGGTGAGGTCCTTGGTCCCGGGCGGGAGGGCCGGATCCGGCGAGGCCGGATCCACGACGAGTGCACCGTACAGCCCGAGCGGCACGTCCACGGACCCGTTCTGGTGCGTGTGGTACCAGTACGTGCCCGCCTGCGCCGCGGGGAACTCGTAGGTGAACGACGCGCCGGGCATGACGGCGTCCTGCGTCACTCCCGGCACTCCGTCCATGGCGTTGGGCACGTCGTAGCCGTGCCAGTGGAGCGTGACGCCGTCCGGCACGGAGTCATTGACGAGCGTGACCTTGATGGTCTCGCTCTGGACGGCGCGCAGCTCGGGGCCGGGCAGCGACCCGAACGTGAGGGCGTCCACCGAGCGGCCGTCGTCGAGGGTGACCCGCTCGGCGCGGGCGTGGAGCGTGAACTCGCGCACGGCGCCGCCTGTCGAGGCGGTCCCACGGAGGGTGTCGATGCTGCGGTCCGCCGCGGGCTGCGCGGAGGCGGGCGCCGCGCCCACGTGGTGGCCGGCCCCGTGGAAGACAGACGGCGCGGCGGCGCGGCTGTCCATCCAGGACACCGCGAGGGAGCCTGCGAGAACCGCGACGCCGAGCGCCGCGACCGGGACGACGGCGCGGTGCCGCCAACCCG is a window encoding:
- a CDS encoding siderophore-interacting protein is translated as MTSPAESAPAARAQSAEPAPRPAKKPRPTLDLLVVRTEQLAPHMVRVVAGGPGFEAFADNGFTDKYVKISFPTQLPGAAWPDGPVDIPALKESLPREQWPVTRTYTVRSFDVAARELAIDFVVHGDEGLAGPWAAAAQPGDRLVCAGPGGAYAPDPEAEWHLFAGDESALPAIAAAIEALPRDARGLALLEVGSADEVLEIAAPDRVELRWLSRDGLPAGETVILAEAVNGAEWLPGMPSVFAHGERGAMKELRAVFKERGVPREKLSLSGYWAHGRAEDQFQAEKKLPVGQV
- a CDS encoding uracil-DNA glycosylase, which codes for MAAAPLHKLVHPEWVPALAPSEPTLRAALQALAERADDGALILPAPSRLLRAFSRPLSAVKVLVIGQDPYPTPGHAIGLSFACDPHVRPLPRSLANVYRELADDLGVPAPATGDLSPWADEGILLLNRVLSVEAGAAGSHRRLGWEEVTDAAVRALAARGGPLVAILWGRDAQSVAPLLGTTPVIASAHPSPLSAFRGFFGSRPFSRANALLVAQGAEPVRWV
- a CDS encoding DUF3263 domain-containing protein; translated protein: MSAPAHQAHTSEGAERLTEREEQMLALERGWWKYAGAKEQAIRELFDLSATHYYQQLNALIDTEAALAHDPMLVKRLRRLRTSRQRARTARRLGGGA
- a CDS encoding LytR C-terminal domain-containing protein, which codes for MNMHPRDEFDDVPESPRRQGIHRTRGETGAEGGGQAGRGLRWILATGLIALVIGAIAFFVLPRLGLSGSTVAATSSSAPSTTAPSGAPSTGAPSAAPSQPASSAAPSATPSPSSAAGQADKTLEVGVYNATTTAGIGTRVAGTARAAGWTVTAVANWGGVPVNTSVVYYKTASQEASARALAADVGITTVQQAPALGLPLAVVVGPGFAG
- a CDS encoding ABC transporter substrate-binding protein produces the protein MRLGLAGAALASALAIASCGVTADARTGSPAASGDGVLRLGLILDSTGDSQYLSDAQRAAVVLAVQQANAAGGFGGKPVELLPPESGTDTGAAAQRLAKAGADAVIGPTDSSRAPAAIDALRAAKIPLISPANTAAGLSTYRSDGYYFRTAAPEGAEGAALVELARRGGAKTVAILHQAGDHGKAEADGASAAAKADGLTEKGSAEFSGHDAGRAAAAAKDADTVIVVAQTEGQAILAGVADAGVPGSKLLVSGDLLGHYGSALANHALEGARATVPGVFPTPEFQAALIEHAPGLTDLTFASEAYDAASLAILAAGAAKDDGGPSIASKLTAVSGGAVQGGAAGEKCTGLPACLAAQAKGAVDYEGMSGPIAFDSHGDVTTARYMVFAFGADNQPKRDGEVTVAR
- the groL gene encoding chaperonin GroEL (60 kDa chaperone family; promotes refolding of misfolded polypeptides especially under stressful conditions; forms two stacked rings of heptamers to form a barrel-shaped 14mer; ends can be capped by GroES; misfolded proteins enter the barrel where they are refolded when GroES binds); this translates as MAKIIAFDEEARRGLERGLNQLADAVKVTLGPRGRNVVLEKKWGAPTITNDGVSIAKEIELDDPYEKIGAELVKEVAKKTDDVAGDGTTTATVLAQALVREGLRNVAAGADPLSLKRGIEKAVEAVTAELLESAKEIETKEEIAATASISAGDTQIGELISEALDKVGKEGVITVEESNTFGLELELTEGMRFDKGYLSAYFVTDAERQETVLEDPYILIVNSKISSVKDLVAVLERVMQANRPLLIIAEDVEGEALATLIVNKLKGTFKSVAVKAPGFGDRRKAMLTDIAILTGGQVIAEEVGLKLENATLDLLGKARKVVVTKDETTIVEGAGDADQIAGRVSQIRAEIENSDSDYDREKLQERLAKLAGGVAVIKAGAATEVELKERKHRIEDAVRNAKAAVEEGIVAGGGVALIQAGAKAFANLTLEGDEATGANIVKVAIEAPLKQIAFNAGLEPGVVAEKVRGLPAGHGLNAATGVYEDLLAAGVNDPVKVTRSALQNAASIAGLFLTTEAVVADKPEKAAPAMPGGDDMGGMGGF
- a CDS encoding GNAT family N-acetyltransferase, with the translated sequence MVPERELTPSVRLRTLEAADAAGLALAYRENREHLAPWEPTRPDSFFTEDGQREAVTHSLEDLERGAAMPLVLVEGQRVVGRVTLSSIVRGPFQNAHLGYWLALSHTGAGIMSRAVAAAVEIARDELGLHRIEAATLVHNASSQHVLLRNGFVPYGIAPEYLRIAGQWQDHRLYQRILHD
- a CDS encoding ribonuclease HI family protein, giving the protein MTITAAADGSALGNPGPAGWAWYVDEDHWHAGGWPHGTNNQGELMAVLDLFRSTVHMADEPLRILCDSQYVINCITKWMPGWKRKGWKKADGKPVLNVDLLKQIDAELSGREYSFEWVKGHAGHPLNEAADTRARAVALAYQSGRAPVEGPGYGVPAPGTERSAARGADARGAVAQGAANAAEPEVEQAGLFDEIVPDAAQSALARDVEAVVDLERELLSPAVRGDYGQLAYLLHPDYREIGSSGRLWDREELIEELVQEPGTRARFELVDATPLQGDLMQIVYRTAGPDGSALRSSLWQRDEGRWRLRFHQGTPEA
- a CDS encoding WXG100 family type VII secretion target translates to MADWSRTQAQVEASLGSIGTALRNAGNAYGDIETSNSSLFRG
- a CDS encoding sensor histidine kinase, which codes for MLALWKRASLRSQLVAIMMVLLTGAIFLMAAATVTQLKTYLVGQLDLRLTNASDYAKNNQDIDLLTTANPLVPQDYVLVIYPQGGQPSVYYTPDAAIGRPDIPSVSADEARTMQQRDEVRQVRGTVNSTDWRYTAIPVRVVASNTPAAIVIALPLTDVEDAIQHTLTLTAGVGVVTLASVFAIAMWTVTRAFRPLRRVEKTAAAIAAGDLSQRVDVETPGTELGRLSSSLNAMLSHIEVAFQARMASEARMRRFISDASHELRTPLVTIRGFSELYRHGALATDQDVSTAMGRIESEAKRMGTMVEDLLTLARLDEQRPLVLKPLDLLPVGHDAVVDVRAAAPDREVRLVGLDGPAPAAAPTLGDEARVRQVVGNLVGNALAYTPAGSPLEVAVGTRNTGPHAVAVLELRDHGPGIDEKDAAKIFERFYRADTSRTRDTGGTGLGLAIVAAIIGSHNGTVRYQGTPGGGSTFVIEMPYIVVPDQPTEPPATSGDPESTTARGGLGGWRP
- a CDS encoding response regulator transcription factor gives rise to the protein MGSVKKTEHEAKLLVVDDEPNIRELLSTSLRFAGFEVVAAGNGREALAAAEAQSPDLVVLDVMLPDMDGFTVTRKLRAAGRHVPVLFLTAKDETEDKVQGLTVGGDDYVTKPFSLDEVVARIRAVLRRTQPVLDDDAVIRVDDLELDDDAHEVRRGGVSIDLSPTEFKLLRYLMLNPNRVLSKSQILDHVWEYDFNGDASIVESYISYLRRKVDANGPGLIQTKRGVGYVLRTAEKR